The proteins below come from a single Lasioglossum baleicum chromosome 20, iyLasBale1, whole genome shotgun sequence genomic window:
- the LOC143218707 gene encoding aminoacylase-1: MSPLSQAQLDATAVENFREYLRIPSVQPNINYDECVNFLQKQAKSLDLPLKIYYAHPNKPIVVLTWIGTDPSKPSILLNSHMDVVPVFEDKWTYPPFSAHMDDKGNIYARGSQDMKCVGIQYLEAVRRLKQNGQRLQSTVHISFVPDEEIGGVLGMKDFVHTKDFKSLNVGFALDEGVACPEEFFYMFYGERSIWHVAIECNGTPGHGSILLDNTAGEKVREIIDRFMDLRAKEKAKLANPKLQLGDVTTINLTQLKGGVQTNVVPTSLTAIFDIRLDPSVDHEEFEAMIKKWCKEAGEGVTYSFEQKNPRIENTKLDDSNPYWLVFKKTCDDLGITLQSGIFPGGTDSRYVREVGIPAIGFSPMNKTKILLHDHDEYLNKDIFLKGIEMYMKIIPAVSNV, encoded by the exons ATGTCTCCGTTGTCCCAGGCTCAGCTGGACGCAACAGCTGTAGAAAATTTCCGCGAGTACCTTCGCATACCATCGGTCCAGCCGAACATCAACTACG ATGAGTGCGTTAATTTCTTGCAAAAACAGGCCAAATCCTTGGACCTGCCTCTCAAGATCTACTACGCCCATCCTAATAAACCAATTGTGGTTCTCACATGGATAGGCACCGATCCGTCGAAGCCATCGATCCTACTGAACAGTCACATGGATGTGGTGCCAGTTTTTGAG GACAAATGGACGTACCCGCCGTTCAGCGCCCACATGGACGACAAAGGCAACATCTACGCCCGCGGCAGCCAGGACATGAAGTGCGTCGGTATACAATACCTGGAAGCTGTGCGTCGTTTGAAACAAAACGGCCAGCGCCTCCAAAGTACAGTCCACATCTCGTTCGTGCCCGATGAAGAGATCGGTGGAGTTCTCGGGATGAAAGACTTCGTACACACGAAAGACTTCAAGTCATTGAACGTTGGCTTCGCTTTGGACGAGGGTGTAGCTTGTCCAGAAGAATTCTTCTACATGTTCTACGGCGAGAGATCTATATGGCACGTCGCGATAGAATGCAATGGTACCCCTGGTCATGGATCCATTTTGCTAGATAACACTGCGGGCGAGAAGGTCAGAGAGATCATCGATCGTTTCATGGACCTGCGAGCTAAGGAGAAGGCGAAGCTTGCGAACCCGAAACTTCAGCTCGGTGATGTTACGACTATTAACTTGACGCAACTGAAG GGCGGAGTGCAAACGAACGTGGTACCGACCTCATTGACAGCGATATTCGACATCCGCTTAGATCCTTCGGTAGATCACGAGGAATTCGAAGCCATGATCAAGAAATGGTGCAAGGAAGCAGGGGAAGGTGTAACGTACTCGTTCGAGCAGAAGAATCCCAGAATCGAGAACACGAAGCTGGACGATAGCAATCCTTATTGGCTTGTTTTCAAGAAGACGTGCGATGATTTGGGAATTACTTTGCAGTCGGGAATCTTTCCGGGTGGGACTGACAGTCGCTACGTGCGAGAG GTCGGAATCCCCGCCATCGGTTTCTCGCCGATGAACAAGACGAAAATTCTGCTGCACGATCACGACGAGTATCTGAACAAAGATATATTCCTGAAAGGGATCGAgatgtacatgaaaataataccGGCGGTAAGCAACGTTTAA